In Paenibacillus protaetiae, the genomic stretch TTCTTCAAGTAGAGCGGCTGAACAAAATGGAAAAGAAAAAGATACCGGATAATATCGTATATGAAGAAATTAATGGCCTAGCTTCGGAAGCGAAGCAAAAACTTAGCGTTGTCCGGCCGTTAACGCTGGGGCAAGCATCACGTGTCGGAGGTGTAACGCCAGCTGATATTTCGATTTTGCTCGTTTATTTGGAGCATTACAATCGGGTAACGGCGGCTAGAGCATAGATGGAACAACATTTTCAATTTCAACAGCAGCTGGAGCAAAAGGGGATTTCACTGAGCCCGGTGCAGCTCCAGCAATTTGAACATTATTATGAACTGCTTGTCGAGTGGAACGAGAAAATGAATTTGACAGGCATTACGGAACGAAATGCCGTTTATGAAAAACATTTTTACGATTCGGTTTCCCTTTCGTTTTTTGTAGAGATGCAAAGCGTCAACAAGCTGGCGGATATCGGCTCGGGGGCAGGTTTTCCGAGCGTTCCGCTTAAAATTTTATTCCCGCATCTGGAAATTACTATTGTGGACTCGTTGAACAAACGAATTCAGTTTCTAAGGATGTTAGCCGAGCAGCTTGGTCTTGACCGGGTCAATTGCGTACATGGCAGAGCTGAAGATATTGCCAGGCTGCCGGAACACCGGGACCGTTATGATCTTGTCACAGCAAGAGCGGTAGCACGATTAAATGTATTGAACGAATTTTGCTTGCCTTTCGTGAAAGTAGGGGGCACCTTTGCTGCTATGAAAGGCGCTAAAAGCGAAGAAGAGGTACAGGAGTCAGCAGCGAGTTTGAAAGCTTTAAGAGGAAAGCTGTTGTCTCAGCATGAATTTGTTTTGCCGCATGAGCAAAGCGAGCGCCATATTGTTCTCATTTCGAAGGTGGATCATACCCCTCGATTATATCCGAGAAAAGCGGGTACGCCTTTAAAGCAGCCGATTGTTTAAAAATAGCTGAACATCAATGACGTTTGACAATAATGTTCCACGTGGAACATTATTGTCACTTTTTTGTGCGGCTTGGCACACTGTCTAGCAGGAAAATTGTGCTTGCTAGTCGAAATAATAGAGTGAAAGATTTGCGTACTCGTCGGTCATTTGTTGATGGAGTTATAAGGCATACATAGAATCACATCTTTGAAGTATCATGCTTCGGATACAAGTGGGGAGCATGAGCTTCTGGGTCGGGTGGTATATAGGTTATGAAAGAGCAATTTTCACGATTGTTTGGTTTGTCCGATTCGCGAAGCAGCGCGGATGAGGTGCGTCAAATTCCGGTTAATGAAATTGATTCAAGTCCATTTCAGCCGCGTACTGTATTTGATGACGAGCGGATTGATGAGCTTTGTCAAACGATTAAGACACATGGCGTCATCCAGCCGATTGTTGTTCGCATCCGTAATGGCCGCTACGAATTAATTGCAGGCGAGCGCCGGTGGCGTGCCGTCACAAAGCTTGGCATGGAGACGATTCCAGCCATTGTACGGGAGTTCAATGATTCACAGACGGCCTCCATTGCGCTGATAGAAAATTTACAGCGGGAAGGCTTGACGGCTATTGAAGAAGCGATTGCTTATCAGAAGCTGATTGAGCTGCACCAATTAACGCAGGAGAGTCTTGCTCAGCGTTTAGGCAAAAGCCAATCCACGATTGCCAATAAGCTGCGGCTGTTAGGGCTTGGAGAGACAGTGAGAAATGCGCTGATCGAACGTAAAATTACAGAGCGTCATGCGAGAGCATTGCTGAGCCTGGAAACGGAAGAACAGCAAAATAAATTACTGGAAGAGATTATTGCGAAAGAACTGAACGTCAAACAGACGGAAGCGCGGATCGCATTTTTGAAAGAGGCGGCTAAAGCGGCGAAGAAGCCGAAACGGTTTTCTTTTACGAAAGATACGAGACTTGCGATCAATACAATCAGGCAGTCGATAGACATGGTGGCCGGTTCCGGATTAAAAATAAAGACAAACGAGCAGGACTACGACGATCATTATGAGATCGTTATTCAAATCCCGAAACGTTAGATTATCTGTATATGCGATAAAAAATCATTTTATTGCTGGATTGTCATGATGCCGTCTTCCAATAGGGAGGCGGCGATGCCGTTTTTCTGGTACAATGCAATTATCGCATTCTTTTTCTAATAGAGAGAAAAGCTGCTATAACGAGCTGATGATAGAGCAGACTTGATTTACAGGATGAGGAGTCGCTGGGATCAGAAGCTGTTGGCTAGACCAAGATTGTTAACTACAGAGGTGAGCGGTTTGTCTAAAATAATTGCAATTGCAAATCAGAAAGGCGGCGTTGGCAAAACAACGACGTCCGTCAATCTTGGAGCCTGTCTCGCTTCGCTTGGCAAACGCGTATTGCTGGTGGATATTGACCCGCAAGGGAATACTACAAGCGGCATTGGCATTAATAAAGCGGATGTGGAAAATTGCATTTACGATGTGCTTATTAATGATGTGCATCCAAGAGATGCGATACAAAACACGGATATTGATAATTTGAAAGTAATTCCGGCAACAATTCAATTGGCCGGTGCCG encodes the following:
- the rsmG gene encoding 16S rRNA (guanine(527)-N(7))-methyltransferase RsmG, encoding MEQHFQFQQQLEQKGISLSPVQLQQFEHYYELLVEWNEKMNLTGITERNAVYEKHFYDSVSLSFFVEMQSVNKLADIGSGAGFPSVPLKILFPHLEITIVDSLNKRIQFLRMLAEQLGLDRVNCVHGRAEDIARLPEHRDRYDLVTARAVARLNVLNEFCLPFVKVGGTFAAMKGAKSEEEVQESAASLKALRGKLLSQHEFVLPHEQSERHIVLISKVDHTPRLYPRKAGTPLKQPIV
- the noc gene encoding nucleoid occlusion protein; amino-acid sequence: MKEQFSRLFGLSDSRSSADEVRQIPVNEIDSSPFQPRTVFDDERIDELCQTIKTHGVIQPIVVRIRNGRYELIAGERRWRAVTKLGMETIPAIVREFNDSQTASIALIENLQREGLTAIEEAIAYQKLIELHQLTQESLAQRLGKSQSTIANKLRLLGLGETVRNALIERKITERHARALLSLETEEQQNKLLEEIIAKELNVKQTEARIAFLKEAAKAAKKPKRFSFTKDTRLAINTIRQSIDMVAGSGLKIKTNEQDYDDHYEIVIQIPKR